A segment of the Salmo trutta chromosome 3, fSalTru1.1, whole genome shotgun sequence genome:
CTGGTGAACCATGTCAACATCCGCCTGCAGGCTGAGCTGGAGGAGGGGGAGAGCCAGGTGCCCCCGCTGCAGACCGACAACACAGGTGGAACATCACTCCCAGCTAACCTCATGCTACCAATACACTATTCATGTTCTGTTAATCCTCtgaaaaacaaatggaacaataaTGATATTTGTTTGTTCCTAGACGACTCTGAGTTGAGAGACCCGTCTGACCCGTTGACCTTGGAGGAGAGGCCCCTGCAGAACGGCTCCCTGGACCATGAGGAGGACGAGGGGGGCCACCGGAGCACTGTGGCCCAGAAAGCAGGCGTCGGTGAGCGGAAGGCggaggaggagaaacagaagcAAAAGAAGTACGCCCGCCTCTCCATGCTGCGCCGCCGCCGCGCCACCTGCAAAGAAGACGAGAGCGACCTGAGCGAGGGCTTCgagagtgatgaagaggaggaggaagaagagcagAGGGGCTGCGCCGACTCTGGGGGTGCCTCGTCGGGACCCCCACTCACCCCCGCCACGCTGGGGAAGGAGAGCAAAAGAGGGAGGGAGCACCCGACAGAGGAGGGGACCTGGGAGAGCGGCTCGGAGGAAGACGAGGAGGGTGGCACGGCCTTCGACGTGGAGACTGACTCGGACATGAACAGCCAGGAGTCCCGCTCCGACCTGGAGGATATAGAGGACTCAGAAACTCCGGAGAACTTGGACACCCATCCTCGGGGGGAGGTGCAGCCCGGAGAAGATGATGAGGAGCAAGCCAATCCCAGGGAGGACGGCGACGGGGACACCCCTCCGGCCACCAATGGCCCCCTCCTGCCCAGCGACCCCAGTATCAGCAGTAACCTCCAGGCTATGTCATCCCAGCTGTTCCAGGCCAAGCGCTGCTTCCGCCTGGCGCCCACCTTCAGCAACGTGCTGCTGAGGCCCCACAGCTCCGCCACCAACCCCACACCCACCCCCACCGACCCAGACGcctcctccaccaccccctcCCAGGAGACCCCTCCTCCCCCGGGGGACTCGCCCTGCGACACCCGCCCGGGCACTGCCAACGGAACCAACGACAATGGTCAGTAACCTGCCCACACACATTGACGCTGTGTTGATTATAGAGGTCGACCAAGTATGATTTTtcgacgccgataccgattattggaggacccaaaaaaagccgataccgattaatcggacaattTTTATATtaccaaaaaaaagaaacaagtacaaataaataaatacaaatatatttatttatttgtaataatcacaattacaacaatactgaatgaacacttttcttttaacttaatataatacatcaatcaaatcaatttagcctcaaataaataatgaaacatgttcaatttggtttaaataatgcaaaaacaaagttttggagaagaaagtataagtgtaatatgtgccatgtaaaaaaagctaacgtttaagttccttgctcagaacatgagaacatatgaaagctggtggttccttttaacatgagtcttcaatattcccaggtaagaagttttaggttattataggaattacagGACTATTTCTTTCTCTACCATttttatttcatatacctttgactattggatgttcttataggcactttagtattgccagtgtaacagtatagcttccgtccctctcctcgcccctacctgggctcgaaccaggaacacatcgacaacagccaccctcgaagcatcattacccatcgttCCACAAAAGCCGCGACCCTTACAGAGCATTGCCGGTTGTtaggaaaacttgaaatcggccctaattaatcggccattccgattaatcggtcgacctctagttgaatACTATGTGATTTTTGTATAGTGCAGGAtatgattatttttttattttttttaagattAACTTCAATATAAAGATGTACTTCTAATCTGTTTTTAGTCTTTCCCAAAGATTACATTGAGTAACAGCACATCACTAAAATATGCCATTTTATAACAGTACATCTGAGGTTCCCCCTAAGATAACTAGGGTGTAGATTaaacacatgtttatttatttatttgtccaTTCCCTGTAGAGGTGGATTCCGATTCGGAGTGTAGCGTGCACAGCAACCAATCGGTACACAGCGAGAAGACCCTGTCAGAGAGACTGGAGATTCTGACCAATCAGGGGCTCATCCAGGTGGTCAAGGTGTTTGTGGATTGGCTGAGAACCAACACTGACATTATCGTCATGTGTGCACAGGTAAAGGGCGTGGATTTTTCAGTAACCTAAAAGCACTTACAAACAGTATGCATTGAAAAATACAATTTGCATTAAATTGGTAAAATACAAGTTAATCTTTGTATCAGCTGACTCGGGGCAAGGGTTTATAGTCTTCATTATTGTTGGTGTTTGTTTCACTGTCCGTCTTCCGCTCAATGTAATTCCGTTACTCTGTCTGTAGAGTTCTCAGAGCCTATGGAACAGACTGTCTGTGCTACTCAACCTGCTGCCTGATGGGAGCAAGATGCTGGAAGCAGGCGAGTTACTAAATGCACCCGTCCTTTTTATGGGTTGTTAATCAGcgttattttaaaaaatgtaacctttatttaactaggcaagttagttaagaacaaattcttatttacaatgactgcctaacccagatgacgctgggccaattgtgcgacgccctatgggactcccaatcatggcctgttgtgatacagcctggagtcaaaccatggtctgtagtgatgcctctagaactgagatgcagtactttagaccgctgtgccactcgggagcctgatGTGGAGGCTTGAGTTGGCCAAattcttctctcccccctctcacatTATATTTCTCATTCCATCtgttctcttttcctctcctttgGTTATTTTAACCCATCTTTTCAGGGATGAAATTCCAAATGTGTCTCTGTGGAGCACATGTGACAAGAAGTCActtcttaatctctctctctgtgtgtgtattttagaGCTGGGTCTGAACACTGAGGTGATGGAGCTGCTGAGTGAGTGTGAGCAGCCTGGCCTggtccagtccctgctgctgcctGAGGACCTGGCCCTGCGACACCTACCTGCCCTTAACCTGGCCCACCGCCGCCTCGACTACACCCGCCCCAGGCCTTCTCTCAGCCCCGTACAGGAGGTACACACACCTAGCTTCCCTTTGACACCCTCATTGTTTTTCTGCCCTCTCTCTGCTTTACTATCTCActtgatctctctctttctctccccatctcagTGTGTGGCGCGCGTGTGCTGCATCCGTAGCTTTGGCCACTTCCTCACTAATCTCCAATGCAATGTGCTGCACTTCAACCCGGAGGCGGGCATCTTCACCAGCATCAGCCAATCGGAGCAGGACAACCTGGTGCAGCAGGCCAAGGCCCAGATCCGCATGGTGAGCGGCAGTTGAATGAACCAATGAGAACAAAGCAGCAGCAGTCACTCTAGTTTCAGTATTTGTTTCACTTGTGAAGCTCAAATGACTGCAAACTTATCTATTTCAACACTGTTTGTGTGTCTAGGCAGAGGAGGAGGCTCGACGAAACCGCTTGATGAGAGACATGGCTCAGCTCCGACTACAGGTCTTTCTTCTGGAACATTCCATTCTATCATAAACCAAACACTatcaatctagctatctgacacTATACTGAGTATACAACACATTAGGAACATTCCATTTCCATGACCtactgtagactgaccaggtgaatccaggtgaaggctatgatcccttattgatgtcacttgttaaatccacttcaaaatcggcatagatgaaggggaggagaccggttaaagaaagGTTTTTAAGTCTcatgacaattgagacatggattgtgtatgtgtgccattcagagggtgaatgggtaagacaaaagatttaagtgcctttgaatgggataTGGTAGATggcaggtgcaccggtttgtgtcaagaactgcaactctgctgggtttttcacgctcaacagtttcctctgtgtatcaacaatggaccaccacccaaaggacatccagacaaattgacacaactgtgggaagcattgtagtcaacatgggccagcctcCATATGGAatgcacttgacaccttgtagaatccacaccccgacaaattgaggctgttctgagggcaaaggggggggggggtgcggtGCAACtccaatattaggaaggttttctTAATGTTTGATATACTAAGTGTATATGTCTTAATTTACTTTTGCACCCAAAACCTTGAAGTGAATTTCATTAGATTTCAGATGATGATAGTTAGGATGATTCCAATGAAGTATATTACTTAATGTTGAATGTATAATTATTGGGACGGTGAAGCATTCTTTTTCTTTTGGCTCTATGCAAGAGTTTGGATTTGAAGTCAAACAATTACTATGCGGTTAAAGTGCAgaatgtcagctttaatttgagggtattttcatccatatcgggggaaccgtttagaaattacagcacttttagCACGTAGTGTCGTCCGCCCCGATATGGGAGCAAAagtttgggacaaattcacttgtgtagTAAAAAAGTGTATAGATTTTATTTAAAATCCAAACTTTTAGGgtatagagccaaaagaagaggaaatgcttcactgtcccaataattacggagGACACTATTATCCACTCAACATCCCATCAAGATAAGCAAATTGTCATGTGTCTTACCCTACAGTTGGAGGTGTCTCAGCTAGAGGGCAGCCTGCAGCAGCCCAAGACCCAGTCATCCATGTCTCCGTACCTGGTACCCGACTCTGccgccctgtgccagcacctcaACCTCCTCAGACATCTGGCTGGCAGTGGctgcttcatcatcatcatcccccgCACAGGTGAGCACAGAGCCATGCCCTGTCTGGGTGAATAAACCCAGTGTTAGACTGGATAAGTCTGTTTGTTTGTATGCAGTCATAATTTAAAGGTTTCTCACCAGAATTGCATGGAGATAAAAATTGTGATAAATATGATTTCTATATTGCAGGGTTATTGAAGTATATGGGGTCCAGATTTGAATCAGGTTATTTACAGGGGGGCCAGACATCTTCTACATGGGATTACTCTTATAAAGCACATTTtattaaaagtacattttaagTGCTTTAAGATAAGCCTAATTCAGTGCATGAAATTGTTTAAATAATGGAAGACATTTGTACTTGTAACACAGTTGACCTGCATCACATTAATTTCTACTTTCCTGTCTGTTTTAGACATAGCTTCATCTTTTGTTTGTGTTTACACATAGTGAACCTTTTAGGCATGGCATATCTCAGTTGACCAGCATcatattctgttctattttatATTTCTTTATCATTTTGttcttttctgttttttttactttgaaaCCTTTTTATGCATGTCATATCTCAGTTGACTAACTTGTGCGAAGTCTCTCTCCCCCCGCATCAGTAGAGAAAGACTCCCTGTAACAAACTGCACCACCTGTGGGGACTTAAATTCCTCAAATCTTGTTGCAAAGTCAGCTTTCAGTTTATCTTAACTCTGACATCATGGGAGTGATCTGTACTGATGATAACTGAATATATTTGCGCAGTGTAGGGAAATCAAATCACAGGAGAAAATaacaaatgtatatattttttttattgacacGTTTTTCAATCATGTCAACTGTTTTATCCCTCCCCGGTACTCCCAAATGAAATCCTTTCAATTGCTTGAAGATGTCACTGAAAAACGAACATCTAGCATTTTCACTAGATATGTGTTGGCTTTCTTGTGGCGTCAATCACGGAGAAAAGCAACTCTCCTCCCTAAGCTAACACAGGCTGCTCTCTTGACAGCATTATTACCCGTGCTTAGCCACTGAGCATCATTATGTAAAAGTAGATCATGATGCTCAGCAGACCACGAAACAAGTGATGTTGCAGGCTAGATGTTGATTGGATAAAGTTTATGATATCCATGGCTGAGTCTGTGGTGTTTAACTCACTGCTGATTTACACCAGAATATGCTTGGCACTTATCAGGCAGTGTAGTGATCTCATCTGCTGTGAAAAAGCTGATAGGCGGGCAGACAGACCCTGTACTGCTGTTAGCAGCTCTGATTGGCTGTACCTGTTATGTTGGGTGATATTGATTGACAGCATTTAATGGGCGGGACTACAGGGAAACAGATTTCCCCCATTGGAGAATATTGAACAAGGGCTCATTTTGGCTCTAAACATCCCCAAAGAAAATTTGTTGTAGGATTTTTTTAAAAATATACTTTTCAGAATTGATCAGAAGCCCATTCTAAATTGATAAACGGGCCTGATCTGTCTTTCTGGCAGCCAGTTGAATAGCCCTGCTATATTGTTTCGACATTGGCTATTTGCTGGCTGTGTTTTGTAAGTTCCCGAGGGGACGACTGAAGCTGTGTTTGTCTTTCTAGTTAGAGCATGAAATGAATAGATACCAAAGTTAAAACATGATGGTTGACTTATCTGCCTCAGTGATTGATGGCCTTGACCACCTGAAGAAGGAGAATGCTGGCGCGAGAGACGGTATCCGCTTCCTGGAGTCTGAGTTCCGTAAAGGCAACAGGTATGTGTCTGTCTCAACCCTCAAGTGTGACGTATGGTAATAAAGTAGGCCACATTTTAAGATCTGACAACCACAATCGGCCAACCCAGCACAACGGAAGCCAGTTCTTGTCAGAAGCATAGCCTGTTATCATTGAATGGGATATGTTGAGTCGACAGTTCTCTGAATGAAAAGATAGAGGCCAATTTTCAATGTGCTTAGCCTTTTATCCGGTGTGAAACCCTAAAGCCAATGATACACAGGTCATTGTTCCTTTTATATCAATGTGTCTCACGTAACCGATTTCAATGTTTCTAACCATAACCCACTCTGAATCTGTGATCCAGTAAACTAAAAATAGGCTGCGACCCATATGGGTGAAGACACTTGATGTTGTAAACCCCTCTTCCGTCCCCCTCTACCTCAGGTACATACGTTGCCAGAAGGAGTCAGGGCGGAGTTTTGAGAGGGACAAACTGAAACGCCAGGACATGGAAGCCTGGTAAGCCTCCATTTGTCTTTCTGCAGTCTCTTCACATGGCCACCTCTCAATACTTAGCATTCTTATACAAATGCTTCAAAAGTGGTAGAAGATTTTATGAAAGCTGTAAAACTCATTCCCAGTGTTAACGGTTTTCCTTATGTGTCCTGATTTCAAGGCATCTATACAAGACAGTGGACAGCTGTCGTCAGCTGACCGTCTCCCAGAGCAACGGAGACGAAGACACCGCTGGCATGGTCACTATTCTCACCGGTCACTCAGTGGAGGATCTGTGTACCCGCTCTGCACCCATGAAGGTCAGTGAGCAACAATGGATATCATAAATACAATCACTCACTCAGTTCTTTAGGCTCTTCAGCAACCACTCTTGGTATGGTGCGGCTGGTACGACTACTGTGTGTTTCTGGTTTATCCCTTGGGTTGTACAGTATTGCTATTAATATTTCCCTGTTATAAACCATTTTGCCATGGTGTAGATCTTTGTAGAGAGCCAGAGTTCTTTCTGAGAGAAGTTTGGCATGTTTGACCTCCCCCATTCATCCTTCCGTGATATTTACCTTACTTTGTATGTTTATTGGCGTTAGAAGAGTTGACGTCTTACCCTCCATTGTCTGTGTCTCCTTGGTAACAGTCGGCCATCCAGGCAGTGGCGACAGCAGGCATGGAGCTGAAGAACATTGTGGAGTTCTACCGTCAGTGGAAGGAGATTGGCTGAGAGCGTTGAGGGGGCGAGGTCGGCACGGCGGACAGCTGATcacacactcactccctctctctctcccactctgttgctctgtctgtatctgCGTCTCCAAGGAAAATCAACTCTCGGAAAGAAAGAAGGGGGGGATGTAAAACAGTTAAAGGAAAGGCGAGACATGGGCAAAGGGGGCAATAAGAAACAGCAGAAGACCCCCAAACATAAAGAAGTGATCCCAGAGGTTGGGGTGAGAATTAAGTGGGGACGCTACGCACTTAAAGTGCCCCTGGTTCACATCATAACCAGGCATATACTGTATATGATAGAAACGAGTACATTACGTGTCGAGAGAGAACCACTCATACACATTCACGCTCAGTTAAATCCATTGGTTTAGATGTGTAGAGCAGTGTTTCCAGCTTCCTCCTTTCCCTCTGTTT
Coding sequences within it:
- the LOC115178394 gene encoding protein SMG5, translated to MSGPGQDSEPEAKVLLIKRLYRAVVESVHKLDVIIGSKSSYREVFKPENISLRNKLRELCVKLMFLHPVDYGRKAEELLWRKVYYEVIQVVKTHKKHIHSRSALECAYRTHLIAGVGFYQHLLLYIQSHYQLEMQDCIDWTHVTDPLIGRKKPVSATPKEMDWAQMACHRCLVYLGDLARYQNELAGVEAEQLSERFYHQALSVTPHVGMPFNQLGTLAGSKFYNVEATYYYLRCIQSETPFEGAYGNLKRLFDKAAKMYHQVKKQEMKKLSPSRQRSKDIKQLLVSFMYLQSLLQPKNSLLETELTSLCQSVLEDFNLVLFYLPSPPHVHEATSPSEEELEEHDSPCALLPDALIFKMVVTCLMVVHSLKRGGSKQYSASIAFTLALFSHLVNHVNIRLQAELEEGESQVPPLQTDNTDDSELRDPSDPLTLEERPLQNGSLDHEEDEGGHRSTVAQKAGVGERKAEEEKQKQKKYARLSMLRRRRATCKEDESDLSEGFESDEEEEEEEQRGCADSGGASSGPPLTPATLGKESKRGREHPTEEGTWESGSEEDEEGGTAFDVETDSDMNSQESRSDLEDIEDSETPENLDTHPRGEVQPGEDDEEQANPREDGDGDTPPATNGPLLPSDPSISSNLQAMSSQLFQAKRCFRLAPTFSNVLLRPHSSATNPTPTPTDPDASSTTPSQETPPPPGDSPCDTRPGTANGTNDNEVDSDSECSVHSNQSVHSEKTLSERLEILTNQGLIQVVKVFVDWLRTNTDIIVMCAQSSQSLWNRLSVLLNLLPDGSKMLEAELGLNTEVMELLSECEQPGLVQSLLLPEDLALRHLPALNLAHRRLDYTRPRPSLSPVQECVARVCCIRSFGHFLTNLQCNVLHFNPEAGIFTSISQSEQDNLVQQAKAQIRMAEEEARRNRLMRDMAQLRLQLEVSQLEGSLQQPKTQSSMSPYLVPDSAALCQHLNLLRHLAGSGCFIIIIPRTVIDGLDHLKKENAGARDGIRFLESEFRKGNRYIRCQKESGRSFERDKLKRQDMEAWHLYKTVDSCRQLTVSQSNGDEDTAGMVTILTGHSVEDLCTRSAPMKSAIQAVATAGMELKNIVEFYRQWKEIG